A stretch of the Aegilops tauschii subsp. strangulata cultivar AL8/78 chromosome 4, Aet v6.0, whole genome shotgun sequence genome encodes the following:
- the LOC109783810 gene encoding protein PIN-LIKES 5-like gives MGSTAQRLGLFGQFFKAVRTRSISDQLQLSLALSRRLLQDQMRFWSLLAVAWLPVRQVLLAGGLGACLASSRFDVLTSDARRHINKVVYIVFVPSLVFSSLAGTVTLKDIISWWFMPVNMGIIFLIGAALGWLAVKALKPGAHLQGLIIACSSAGNWGTIPLMIVPAICNEEDSPFGDADTCKSLGLSYVSLSMALGNFFIWTHSYSVMKRSAQLYKKCGDPSTNLTKEENSGEAENGNHAAFLPLSSGEFLHEDVESDPVSSSIPSNGVAGSFLHYLRRAKELLVEILNELWSPPSVAALVGFTVGAIDKLRPLVTEEDGPLRVVQDTAKLLADAAIPCTVLILGGNLTKGRGRTTMKPLVVISITVIRFVILPACGIGVVKAASELGFLPRSPLYRYVLLLQSTVPPAMSIGTIAQLFDVGEEECSIVFLWTHLVAALALTLWSTVFMSLVS, from the exons ATGGGCAGCACAGCACAGCGGCTTGGGCTCTTCGGCCAGTTCTTCAAAGCCGTTCGCACCAGATCGATCTCCGATCAGCTGCaactctctctcgctctctctcgtCGCCTCCTGCAGGACCAGATGAGGTTCTGGTCTCTGCTGGCCGTGGCATGGCTGCCCGTCCGGCAGGTCCTCCTCGCCGGCGGCCTCGGAGCCTGCCTCGCGTCCAGCCGCTTCGACGTCCTCACCTCCGATGCTCGGAGGCACATAAACAAG GTTGTTTACATCGTGTTCGTCCCGTCGCTCGTCTTCTCGAGCTTGGCAGGCACCGTCACGCTTAAGGACATCATTTCCTG GTGGTTCATGCCAGTGAACATGGGCATCATATTCCTCATCGGAGCAGCTCTAGGGTGGCTGGCCGTCAAGGCCCTGAAGCCAGGAGCACATCTTCAGGGGCTGATCATTGCTTGCAGCTCAGCAG GTAACTGGGGGACCATTCCTCTGATGATTGTCCCGGCGATTTGCAATGAGGAGGACAGCCCCTTTGGTGATGCCGACACCTGCAAATCTCTCGGCCTCTCCTACGTCTCGCTGTCCATGGCG CTAGGGAATTTCTTTATCTGGACTCATAGCTACAGCGTCATGAAGAGATCTGCTCAGCTATACAAGAAATGCGGTGATCCTTCAACTAACTTAACGAAAGAAGAAAACTCGGGAGAAGCCGAAAACGGCAATCATGCGGCTTTTCTTCCCCTGTCGTCTGGGGAATTTCTTCATGAGGATGTAGAGAGCGACCCG GTCAGTTCTAGCATCCCTTCCAACGGTGTTGCTGGTAGCTTCCTGCACTACTTAAGAAGAGCAAAGGAACTGCTGGTAGAGATACTGAATGAACTGTGGTCACCTCCCAGTGTTGCCGCG CTCGTAGGGTTTACCGTGGGCGCAATCGACAAGCTGAGACCACTCGTTACCGAGGAAGACGGCCCTCTCCGAGTAGTCCAAGATACTGCAAAGTTACTAGC AGATGCTGCGATACCATGCACCGTCCTCATACTCGGCGGAAACCTCACAAAAG GGAGAGGCAGGACGACGATGAAGCCTCTTGTAGTCATATCGATCACCGTGATACGCTTCGTCATCCTCCCGGCCTGCGGAATTGGGGTGGTGAAGGCAGCCAGCGAGCTCGGGTTCCTTCCGAGATCGCCCCTGTACCGCTACGTTCTCCTGCTGCAGTCCACGGTTCCCCCAGCCATGAGCATCG GGACGATAGCCCAGCTGTTTGATGTTGGGGAAGAGGAGTGCTCCATCGTCTTCCTATGGACGCACCTGGTTGCAGCCCTGGCTCTCACGCTCTGGTCGACGGTGTTCATGTCACTCGTGTCCTGA
- the LOC109783815 gene encoding exosome complex exonuclease RRP44 homolog A, with amino-acid sequence MLQSKSFVKKTKQGRVVKVVREHYLRDDIPCGAFSCSSCDAAARRLNADAAAILVVDTNVVLHQIDLLENPAIEDVVVLSVVLDEVKNKNLSVYNRLKTLCTNTARRFFVFTNEHHRDTYVKEMVGESPNDRNDRAIRVAARWYQSHLGDSAKVLLVTNDRDNKRKATEEGLNAETVESYVRSLAQPGLLDLVVVPSSGDVAMEDVEDLRPSKRKIVYNEHKPMSEITSGLRCGIYHQGKLRVNRYNPFEAYVGSESIGDEIIIRGSSNMNRSFDGDIVAVELLPQDQWHDSKSFIADDDEDDNEDDVRLVPNSADDAPRNTNSTQSTVGSSAASVPSRPVGRVVGIIKRNWNSYCGSLEPMPMPAGSGGVAHALFVSKDRRIPKIRIQTRQLGNLLNKRIIVAVDSWDVMSRYPSGHYVRTIGDIGDKETETEVVLIENDINTRPFSTQVLACLPPLPWTLSPEDVANPNRQDLRHVRVFSVDPPGCRDIDDALHCTPLPNGNFEVGVHIADVTNFVHPGTPLDEEASQRATSVYLVGQRIDMLPKPLTEDVCSLRADVERLAFSVIWEMTPDADIISSRYTKSVIKSCAAMSYVEAQARMDDSRLADPLTVDLRNLNSLAKIMRNRRCERGALTLASAEVKFEIDSETHDPLDIGIYQIREANQMIEEFMLAANVSVAEKILQHYPLCSLLRRHPSPTKEMLEPLLRTASSVGLNLDVSSSKALAESLDNAKRDDPYFNKLIRILATRCMTQAVYFCSGDLSLSEYYHYGLASPLYTHFTSPIRRYADVVVHRLLAAALDIAKLPPVFQDGPQLTGIADNLNYRHRNAQMASRASVELHTLIYFRTRPVDTEARIVKIKANGFIVFVPKFGIEGPIYLTAKGDKGADWVVDEVHQKVTKPGTNISYAVLQSVMIHMEVVEPQPHRPKLQLTLI; translated from the exons ATGCTGCAGAGCAAGTCCTTCGTCAAGAAGACGAAGCAGGGCCGCGTCGTCAAG GTGGTCCGGGAGCACTACCTCCGCGACGACATCCCCTGCGGCGCCTTCTCCTGCTCCTCCTGCGACGCGGCCGCGCGCCGCCTCaacgccgacgccgccgccatcCTCGTCGTCGACACCAACGTCGTGCTCCACCAG ATCGATTTGTTGGAGAATCCGGCGATTGAGGATGTCGTGGTGCTGTCGGTGGTGCTGGACGAAGTGAAGAATAAGAACCTCTCCGTGTACAACAGGCTCAAGACCCTGTGCACCAACACGGCTCGGAGGTTCTTCGTGTTCACCAACGAGCACCACAG GGATACTTATGTCAAGGAGATGGTTGGAGAGAGCCCAAATGATCGTAATGATAGAG CAATCCGTGTCGCTGCTCGTTGGTACCAGAGTCACCTCGGTGACAGTGCCAAAGTGCTGCTGGTCACAAATGATAGAGATAACAAACGGAAAGCTACTGAAGAAGGCCTAAATGCAGAGACAG TTGAGTCATATGTACGATCGCTTGCGCAGCCTGGTTTGCTCGATTTGGTGGTTGTCCCAAGTAGCGGAGATGTTGCCATGGAAGATGTAGAAGATCTTAGACCATCCAAAAGGAAAATAGTTTACAATGAG CATAAACCTATGTCGGAAATTACATCTGGTCTGCGCTGTGGAATTTATCATCAAGGGAAGCTTCGAGTTAATCGTTACAATCCATTTGAAGCATATGTTGGAAGTGAGAGCATTGGGGATGAGATTATTATCCGTGGGAGTTCAAATATGAACAGGTCCTTTGACGGAGATATAGTTGCTGTAGAACTCTTGCCACAGGACCAGTGGCATGATTCGAAGTCATTTATTGCTGATGATGATG AAGATGATAATGAAGATGATGTCCGGTTGGTTCCAAATAGTGCTGATGATGCTCCACGAAACACAAATTCCACGCAATCAACAGTTGGATCATCAGCTGCTTCAGTCCCCAGTCGTCCAGTTGGACGTGTTGTTGGTATCATCAAGCGGAATTGGAATTC GTATTGTGGATCATTGGAGCCAATGCCCATGCCTGCTGGTAGTGGGGGCGTTGCTCATGCTCTATTTGTGTCGAAAGATCGACGAATTCCTAAGATTCGGATTCAAACTAGACAACTTGGGAATCTTTTAAATAAAAGGATTATCGTTGCAGTTGATTCATGGGATGTCATGTCTCGATACCCATCAGGACACTATGTGCGGACTATAGGAGATATTGGCGATAAAGAAACTGAAACAGAG GTTGTCCTAATAGAGAATGATATTAACACAAGACCTTTCTCTACACAAGTCCTTGCTTGTTTGCCGCCTTTGCCTTGGACATTGTCACCCGAGGATGTGGCTAATCCTAATAGGCAAGACTTGCGGCATGTGAGAGTCTTTAGTGTGGATCCACCTG GTTGTAGGGATATTGATGATGCACTACATTGCACACCGCTTCCAAATGGAAATTTTGAAGTTGGAGTCC ATATTGCTGATGTCACTAATTTTGTCCATCCTGGTACCCCTCTTGATGAGGAGGCCTCTCAAAGGGCAACTTCTGTTTATCTTGTTGGACAACGAATTGACATGCTACCGAAGCCTCTAACTGAAG ATGTTTGTTCTCTTCGTGCTGATGTTGAGAGGCTGGCATTCTCCGTCATTTGG GAAATGACACCTGATGCTGATATCATATCTTCAAGATACACAAAGAGTGTTATCAAGTCTTGTGCTGCAATGTCTTATGTAGAAGCCCAAGCAAGAATGGATGACAG CCGTTTGGCCGATCCACTGACTGTAGACTTGCGGAACTTAAATTCATTAGCAAAG ATAATGAGAAATCGACGTTGCGAAAGAGGGGCTCTGACTCTTGCTTCAGCAGAAGTCAAATTCGAAATTGACAGTGAAACTCATGATCCCCTCGACATAG GAATATATCAAATTCGCGAGGCAAACCAAATGATTGAAGAGTTTATGTTGGCAGCAAATGTTTCTGTTGCTGAGAAGATTTTGCAGCACTACCCCTTGTGTTCATTGCTACG GCGTCATCCTAGCCCAACAAAGGAGATGCTTGAGCCATTACTCCGTACCGCCTCTTCTGTTGGCCTAAATCTGGACGTATCATCCTCAAAAGCATTAGCTGAATCACTTGATAATGCGAAG AGAGATGACCCATACTTCAACAAGCTTATCCGGATTTTGGCAACTAGATGCATGACACAA GCAGTTTACTTTTGCAGTGGAGATTTGAGCTTGTCTGAGTATTATCATTATGGGCTTGCATCTCCTCTTTACACTCATTTCACTTCTCCTATTCGCAGATATGCAG ATGTTGTGGTGCATAGGTTGCTAGCTGCTGCTCTAGATATTGCGAAACTTCCACCAGTCTTCCAGGATGGTCCACAACTCACAGGCATTGCTGACA ACTTGAATTATAGGCACAGAAATGCCCAAATGGCAAGCAGAGCATCGGTTGAGCTCCACACTCTTATATATTTCAGGACAAG GCCCGTGGATACTGAAGCTAGAATAGTAAAGATCAAGGCAAATGGTTTCATAGTCTTCGTTCCAAA GTTTGGCATAGAAGGGCCCATCTATCTTACGGCGAAGGGAGACAAAGGGGCTGACTGGGTAGTAGACGAGGTGCACCAGAAAGTAACCAAGCCTGGAACAAACATAAGCTATGCTGTGTTGCAGAGTGTTATGATCCATATGGAAGTAGTGGAGCCTCAGCCCCACCGCCCCAAGCTGCAGCTCACCCTGATATGA